The Antarctobacter heliothermus genome includes a window with the following:
- a CDS encoding acetate--CoA ligase family protein codes for MTELTNPVMPGLAPGLDGFFSPRSIAVVGASENSYWGRNVFRNLTATGFAGRVVPVNPKRETVFGLPCIRTLRDLTEPVDLVYIAAPTDAVPGVLEDAASVGIRHAVIIAAGFGEAGDHERQSELTKFAAAHGITVLGPNCPGFVNVSDGVSAYGQDIPAGTKAGPVAVVLQSGALATVMFKFARAHGIGLSKLICMGNEAVTDTSDVVEYLIADKDTRVIALFVEQFRDGARFLDLARRALLAGKAIVVLKAGRTEAGQRSALAHTGAVAGDEAVANAALKQAGVARVRSIEELIITAGLFASGVQLKGRRMAAVTASGGACDIIADRASDEGIDMPEFSPETQQALRDYLPGFATVQNPLDTAAVDTARKTGTAAVPMDVVAEIVSRDPGIDFVFYLGFNVVPQFEPEPTEAKKQTARMAHVRDMMDSAPVPVCPVSLSCLEVGPFARTLFETNGIFILGGIDLGLTAIGHAIRWNTARDAARAVGTFAAPQTGPYLTEGRDGPWSEHAGRAVLEASGVPLVPAVLVHSSDEAVAAAEQLGYPVVLKICAAEIAHKSDIGGVALNLATPEAVRSAYESVAQAGRTAACTSVEGVLVSPMRPRGVELYAGITVDPTFGPTLATGLGGIWIETFKDVGLRVLPCTTSDVEDMLRSLRASPLLDGARGGPRVDIPAAARAIHAVAQAALSLGPDLRALEVNPLWCLDDKVEALDALVITGR; via the coding sequence ATGACCGAACTGACCAACCCTGTCATGCCCGGACTTGCGCCGGGTCTAGACGGTTTTTTTTCGCCCCGCAGCATCGCTGTGGTCGGCGCCTCTGAAAATTCGTATTGGGGGCGGAATGTGTTCCGCAACCTCACGGCCACCGGCTTTGCCGGCCGGGTCGTGCCGGTCAATCCCAAGCGCGAAACCGTATTTGGCCTGCCTTGCATCCGCACCCTGCGGGACCTGACGGAGCCTGTCGACCTTGTCTATATTGCGGCTCCCACAGATGCCGTGCCCGGCGTCCTGGAGGATGCAGCCAGCGTCGGGATCCGCCATGCGGTGATCATCGCCGCCGGCTTCGGCGAGGCCGGCGATCACGAACGTCAATCCGAGCTGACCAAATTTGCCGCCGCCCACGGCATCACCGTGCTAGGTCCGAATTGTCCAGGTTTCGTGAATGTCTCTGACGGGGTATCGGCCTATGGTCAGGATATTCCCGCAGGCACAAAGGCCGGCCCTGTCGCAGTGGTCCTTCAAAGCGGTGCCTTGGCCACGGTGATGTTCAAATTCGCCCGTGCCCACGGCATCGGACTGTCCAAACTCATCTGCATGGGAAACGAAGCCGTCACAGACACATCAGACGTCGTCGAATACCTGATCGCTGACAAGGACACGCGCGTCATCGCACTTTTCGTGGAACAGTTTCGCGACGGCGCGCGCTTTTTGGACCTTGCGCGGCGCGCTCTGCTCGCGGGCAAGGCGATTGTCGTGCTCAAGGCCGGGCGGACAGAGGCGGGGCAACGGTCTGCGCTGGCCCATACTGGCGCTGTGGCCGGCGACGAGGCCGTGGCCAATGCCGCGCTCAAACAGGCCGGTGTCGCCCGTGTGCGTAGCATCGAGGAACTGATCATCACCGCCGGGCTCTTCGCTAGCGGCGTCCAATTGAAGGGCCGCCGCATGGCCGCCGTCACCGCATCCGGCGGTGCCTGCGACATCATCGCGGACCGCGCTTCGGACGAAGGCATCGACATGCCGGAATTTTCGCCCGAGACTCAACAGGCGCTACGCGACTACCTGCCCGGCTTTGCAACTGTCCAAAACCCGCTGGACACGGCCGCGGTCGACACCGCCCGTAAGACCGGTACCGCCGCCGTTCCGATGGACGTGGTGGCCGAAATCGTCAGCCGCGATCCCGGCATCGACTTTGTTTTTTACCTCGGGTTCAACGTGGTCCCGCAGTTTGAACCAGAACCGACCGAGGCCAAAAAACAGACCGCGCGCATGGCGCACGTCCGCGACATGATGGACAGCGCGCCGGTACCGGTGTGCCCCGTCAGCCTGTCGTGCCTTGAAGTCGGACCTTTCGCCAGAACGCTTTTTGAGACCAACGGCATCTTCATTCTGGGCGGGATCGATCTAGGCCTAACCGCGATCGGCCACGCCATCCGTTGGAACACGGCACGCGACGCCGCCCGCGCTGTGGGGACTTTCGCAGCGCCACAGACGGGGCCCTATCTCACAGAAGGCCGCGACGGGCCTTGGTCCGAACATGCGGGCCGGGCAGTGCTGGAGGCCAGCGGCGTCCCGTTGGTTCCCGCCGTTCTCGTGCACAGCTCCGACGAGGCCGTCGCCGCGGCAGAGCAGCTCGGCTATCCGGTCGTACTGAAAATCTGTGCCGCAGAAATCGCCCATAAATCCGACATCGGCGGCGTCGCGCTGAACCTTGCAACGCCAGAAGCTGTGCGTTCCGCATACGAGTCCGTTGCTCAAGCAGGCCGAACCGCCGCTTGCACATCCGTCGAAGGCGTGCTGGTCAGCCCAATGCGCCCCCGAGGGGTCGAGCTCTACGCAGGCATCACCGTCGATCCGACCTTTGGGCCGACACTGGCCACCGGTCTAGGCGGAATATGGATCGAAACATTCAAAGATGTCGGTCTGCGCGTCCTGCCCTGCACTACATCCGACGTCGAAGACATGCTGCGCTCACTGCGTGCGAGCCCACTGCTGGACGGGGCGCGGGGCGGACCAAGGGTCGATATCCCTGCAGCAGCGCGAGCCATTCACGCCGTCGCGCAGGCCGCTCTGTCGCTAGGCCCGGATCTGCGTGCACTTGAGGTCAATCCGCTGTGGTGCCTCGACGACAAGGTCGAAGCCTTGGATGCATTGGTGATCACTGGCCGATAA
- a CDS encoding Zn-ribbon domain-containing OB-fold protein, with translation MTDYTKPLPKSDPVTAPFWDSLRRKAVEVQCCEDCNQFLFYPRAHCPACGSRALTWKPVSGRGTIYTMTIVEKTGNRNFKQDCPYVVALVELEEGCRMMSNIIDVTPAPQDVRIGMPVEIVYDAVTDDVTLPKFRPVAG, from the coding sequence ATGACAGATTACACGAAACCCCTCCCAAAATCCGATCCCGTCACTGCACCGTTTTGGGACAGCCTGAGGCGCAAAGCGGTCGAGGTGCAATGCTGCGAAGACTGCAATCAGTTCCTGTTCTACCCCCGCGCGCACTGCCCCGCATGCGGGTCGCGCGCACTCACCTGGAAACCGGTTTCCGGGCGCGGCACCATCTATACGATGACGATCGTGGAAAAGACCGGCAACCGCAACTTCAAGCAGGACTGCCCCTACGTGGTCGCCTTGGTCGAGCTTGAGGAGGGCTGCCGCATGATGTCCAACATCATCGACGTCACCCCGGCCCCGCAGGATGTTCGCATCGGTATGCCGGTCGAGATCGTCTACGACGCTGTCACCGACGATGTGACCTTGCCAAAATTCCGCCCCGTTGCGGGCTGA
- a CDS encoding acetyl-CoA acetyltransferase encodes MNDARQAAVVGVAESDDIGIVPDKSTLQLQGEASLNALTDAGLTLKDVDGLFTAGFRTTEVAEYLGIQPRYFDGTHVGGSSFVVHLGHAAAAIASGRIEVALIVHGESGRSGIGLPASGSSPQGMEGQFEHPYGMPGAPGAYAMACARHMHQYGTTHEQLAEIAVAARKWAQLNERAFKRDPLSIDDVMASPIISWPFRKLDCCLVTDAAGAVVLTSTQRAKDLDARAVRVIGWGEGHDHQIISQMPDLTSGPGRISGPDAFAMAGVAHDDIDVAQIYDSFTYTVLTTLEDIGFCNKGEGGDFVSGGRIAPGGDLALNTSGGGLSYTHPGMFGIFTIIECVRQLRGSFSSQGQRQIENAKIGLVHGTGGKLSATGTAILAVE; translated from the coding sequence ATGAACGACGCAAGACAGGCCGCCGTTGTCGGTGTCGCGGAAAGCGACGATATCGGCATTGTGCCAGACAAATCCACACTTCAGCTTCAGGGGGAAGCGTCGCTCAATGCCCTGACCGATGCCGGATTGACCCTCAAGGACGTGGACGGGTTGTTCACGGCCGGTTTCCGAACCACCGAGGTAGCAGAATACCTGGGCATCCAGCCGCGCTATTTCGATGGCACCCATGTGGGTGGATCGTCCTTTGTGGTGCATCTGGGCCATGCGGCCGCGGCGATTGCATCTGGCCGCATCGAGGTCGCCCTGATCGTGCACGGCGAAAGCGGACGCTCCGGCATCGGCCTGCCCGCCTCCGGGTCCAGCCCGCAAGGCATGGAGGGCCAGTTCGAACACCCCTACGGCATGCCCGGCGCGCCGGGCGCCTATGCAATGGCTTGCGCCCGCCACATGCATCAGTATGGAACAACGCACGAACAGCTCGCGGAAATTGCCGTCGCCGCGCGCAAATGGGCGCAGTTGAACGAACGCGCCTTCAAACGCGATCCGTTGAGCATCGACGATGTAATGGCGTCGCCCATAATCAGCTGGCCGTTCCGCAAGCTGGATTGCTGCCTCGTGACCGATGCCGCGGGTGCCGTGGTCCTGACCAGTACCCAGCGCGCCAAAGACCTTGATGCGCGCGCCGTGCGGGTCATCGGTTGGGGCGAAGGACACGATCACCAGATCATCAGCCAAATGCCCGACCTGACCTCGGGGCCCGGCAGGATCTCCGGGCCGGACGCTTTTGCCATGGCTGGCGTCGCCCATGACGACATCGATGTCGCGCAAATCTACGACTCGTTCACCTACACCGTGCTGACCACTCTGGAAGACATCGGCTTTTGCAACAAGGGCGAAGGCGGCGATTTCGTCAGCGGGGGCCGGATTGCTCCGGGGGGCGATCTTGCCCTGAACACCAGCGGCGGCGGGCTATCCTATACGCATCCGGGCATGTTTGGCATTTTTACAATCATTGAATGTGTACGCCAGCTGCGCGGCAGTTTTTCCAGTCAGGGCCAGCGTCAGATCGAAAACGCCAAGATCGGGCTGGTCCACGGCACTGGTGGCAAACTTTCAGCAACGGGCACCGCCATTCTGGCGGTGGAGTGA
- a CDS encoding SDR family NAD(P)-dependent oxidoreductase, producing MLEGKVALVTGGGRGIGRGIALSLAASGAKVVVNDLGAGLAGDGRDSGPAEETLAAIKAQGGKAVINGGSVADYDAANAMIEQALDTFGGLDIVVHAAGVLRDRMIFNMSEEEWDIVNAVHLKGLFNVLRPATARMRQQKGGRIISLASGSAYGDAGQPNYSAAKAGIIGLSYSTANAMAKYGVTSNVVLPTGTTRMIDSKPESKKIHDETGKWPSEHAKGTPKDPDNVAPLVTFLASDRAASVNGQVFSSYGFGYTLIEPPRTLARLEGDTAWTPEGLANAYDSYMAADMKPRPAMPFARDVDDLTPEDWTEIGEKRRYWVRKEDSK from the coding sequence ATGCTGGAAGGAAAGGTTGCGCTGGTCACTGGCGGTGGCAGGGGAATCGGGCGCGGCATTGCGCTTTCGCTTGCGGCCAGTGGCGCGAAAGTGGTGGTCAATGACCTCGGCGCCGGCCTTGCCGGAGACGGCCGCGATTCCGGACCGGCTGAAGAAACGTTGGCCGCGATCAAGGCGCAGGGCGGCAAAGCTGTCATTAACGGCGGTTCGGTCGCCGATTACGATGCAGCAAACGCAATGATCGAACAGGCGCTTGATACCTTCGGCGGGCTCGACATCGTGGTGCATGCCGCCGGTGTTCTGCGCGACCGGATGATCTTCAACATGTCCGAGGAAGAATGGGACATCGTGAACGCCGTGCATCTCAAGGGTCTGTTCAACGTGCTGCGCCCTGCCACCGCGCGGATGCGTCAACAAAAGGGCGGACGAATCATCTCGCTGGCCTCGGGGTCGGCATACGGCGACGCCGGTCAGCCAAATTATTCAGCGGCCAAGGCCGGGATCATCGGGCTGAGCTATTCGACCGCCAATGCGATGGCGAAATACGGCGTGACCTCGAACGTGGTCCTGCCGACCGGCACGACACGAATGATCGATTCCAAACCGGAGTCAAAGAAAATTCATGACGAAACTGGCAAGTGGCCCAGCGAGCACGCCAAGGGCACGCCAAAAGATCCCGACAACGTCGCACCGCTGGTGACCTTTCTGGCCTCCGACCGGGCGGCTTCGGTCAATGGCCAAGTGTTCAGCTCATATGGTTTCGGCTACACACTGATCGAACCGCCGCGCACCCTCGCCCGGCTCGAAGGCGACACGGCCTGGACCCCGGAAGGTCTGGCGAACGCGTACGACAGCTATATGGCAGCAGACATGAAACCTCGCCCGGCCATGCCCTTTGCCCGCGACGTGGACGATCTGACACCCGAGGACTGGACCGAGATCGGCGAAAAACGCCGCTATTGGGTGCGCAAGGAGGACAGCAAATGA
- a CDS encoding transporter substrate-binding domain-containing protein, with the protein MTKLQNTLIAAAGIAALAASAQAACEPEKVAEKYPELAGKPVRVATTPLYAPYSYTDMAKDKMVGSDIEVSEKALECVGLTYEYTKGVWSSLLPTILNGQTDVMVANLYYTPERAEKADFIIYMKAGSAMLVPKGNPKGVQSMDDLCGLKTNGVSGSYSLPILQEQSAKCVANGEKPITITVATETDAALRGLDSGRADFLLDNVGAAAVRIAEDPERYEIAFSATREIFVGNAVLDGNDALLQAYEEGMKEIAANGTLEDIFVKYGLDPNLIVPIEIKR; encoded by the coding sequence ATGACGAAACTGCAGAACACATTGATCGCCGCGGCAGGTATCGCCGCTTTGGCCGCATCCGCGCAGGCCGCTTGCGAACCCGAAAAGGTCGCTGAAAAGTATCCCGAGCTTGCAGGAAAGCCGGTCAGAGTCGCAACTACACCGCTCTATGCTCCGTATTCATATACTGACATGGCCAAGGACAAGATGGTCGGCAGCGATATCGAAGTCAGCGAAAAGGCGCTGGAATGCGTCGGGCTGACCTATGAGTACACCAAGGGCGTGTGGTCGAGCCTGTTGCCGACGATCCTAAACGGGCAGACCGACGTGATGGTCGCAAACCTGTACTACACCCCCGAGCGTGCCGAAAAGGCGGATTTCATCATCTACATGAAAGCCGGCAGTGCAATGCTAGTGCCCAAGGGCAATCCCAAAGGCGTCCAGTCGATGGATGACCTGTGCGGTCTGAAGACGAACGGCGTATCGGGATCCTATTCTCTTCCGATCCTGCAAGAACAGTCGGCAAAATGCGTGGCTAATGGCGAGAAACCCATCACCATTACCGTGGCGACCGAAACCGACGCAGCCCTGCGTGGGCTCGACAGCGGCCGAGCCGATTTCCTGCTGGACAATGTTGGCGCTGCCGCCGTGCGCATTGCAGAAGATCCCGAGAGGTACGAGATCGCGTTTTCCGCCACCCGCGAGATTTTTGTCGGCAACGCCGTTCTAGACGGCAATGACGCGCTGCTCCAAGCCTACGAGGAAGGTATGAAAGAGATCGCTGCCAACGGCACTCTGGAAGACATCTTTGTCAAATACGGGCTGGATCCCAATCTGATCGTCCCGATCGAAATCAAGCGCTGA
- a CDS encoding MaoC family dehydratase, producing MPRAKPWTIQSFEELSAIVGQDLGASDWLRIDQDQVNQFGESVDDTQWIHCDPERAAAQSPFGGTIVHGMLLLALLSKLRDRVQDVRIDIPRRMGVFYGLNRVRFIEPVKVGSRVRVQLSVAEATLIEPKVIHVVYDHILEAEVADRPAVFAQAINRIYLP from the coding sequence ATGCCGCGGGCAAAGCCCTGGACGATACAAAGCTTCGAAGAGCTCTCGGCGATCGTGGGCCAGGATCTGGGTGCCAGTGACTGGCTGCGCATAGATCAGGATCAGGTCAACCAGTTCGGGGAGTCGGTCGATGATACGCAATGGATTCATTGCGACCCCGAGCGGGCAGCCGCGCAATCGCCGTTTGGTGGCACGATCGTGCACGGGATGCTGTTGCTGGCGCTTCTGTCCAAGTTGCGCGACCGGGTACAGGATGTGCGCATAGATATACCGCGCCGAATGGGCGTCTTTTACGGCTTGAACAGAGTGCGGTTTATCGAGCCAGTCAAAGTTGGATCGCGGGTGCGTGTTCAACTGAGCGTTGCCGAAGCGACACTGATCGAGCCGAAGGTGATCCATGTGGTCTATGATCACATACTTGAGGCTGAAGTCGCGGATCGGCCTGCGGTTTTTGCGCAGGCCATCAACCGCATCTATTTGCCATAA
- a CDS encoding enoyl-CoA hydratase/isomerase family protein, whose product MAIEFTVDNAGIATLTINRPDRMNALDQVHYAELSRLWIEVRDNPAIRCAIITGTGDKSFCAGADIKEVLGDKIALHDLWQTQKQPLLNRGLEIWKPVIAAVNGYCLGGGMTLLLSTDIRIAATGATFAVGEVKRGIVAGMGGTQRLIRQVTHARAMEMLLTGDSIDATTAEHWGLINRVVPETDLMRTAQDFALRIAGNAPLAVRATKELALRARDMSLADGMRTEQMMNTLLQNTSSDMQEGRAAFLEKRPPRFTGA is encoded by the coding sequence ATGGCCATCGAGTTTACCGTTGATAATGCGGGCATTGCGACACTGACGATAAACCGTCCTGATCGGATGAATGCCCTGGACCAGGTGCACTACGCCGAGCTTTCACGGCTCTGGATCGAGGTACGAGACAACCCGGCCATCCGTTGCGCCATCATCACAGGCACGGGAGACAAGTCGTTCTGTGCAGGCGCCGACATCAAGGAGGTGCTGGGTGACAAGATCGCGCTGCACGATCTTTGGCAGACCCAGAAGCAACCTTTGCTGAACCGGGGGCTGGAGATCTGGAAGCCGGTTATCGCGGCGGTGAACGGCTATTGTCTGGGGGGCGGCATGACCCTTCTGCTGTCCACCGATATCCGCATCGCTGCGACCGGGGCAACCTTTGCCGTGGGCGAGGTCAAGCGCGGCATCGTTGCCGGGATGGGTGGTACTCAGCGGCTAATACGGCAGGTCACACATGCGCGCGCGATGGAGATGCTACTGACCGGCGACAGCATCGACGCGACGACGGCAGAGCACTGGGGGCTGATCAACAGGGTTGTCCCTGAGACCGACCTGATGCGCACGGCGCAAGACTTTGCCCTGCGGATTGCCGGAAACGCGCCGCTGGCCGTTCGCGCCACCAAAGAGTTGGCCCTGAGGGCACGGGATATGAGCCTGGCCGACGGAATGCGGACCGAACAGATGATGAATACTTTGCTGCAAAACACTTCTTCAGACATGCAGGAGGGGCGTGCGGCGTTTCTTGAAAAACGGCCGCCGCGTTTCACTGGGGCCTGA
- a CDS encoding (2Fe-2S)-binding protein: MMNSLRVGQADRGAPFEISVDGRSLRAYSGETVAGVLMSNGITIFRRTQETGRPRGQFCGMGVCFDCLVQVDGAGMSRACMTEAQPGMHVSLKLQDVKDAK; this comes from the coding sequence ATGATGAATTCCCTGCGCGTGGGTCAGGCTGACCGCGGCGCTCCGTTCGAGATCTCTGTAGATGGGCGCTCCCTGCGGGCCTACAGCGGTGAAACGGTCGCAGGTGTGTTGATGTCCAATGGCATTACCATCTTTCGTCGAACACAGGAAACCGGGCGCCCGCGGGGCCAGTTCTGTGGGATGGGTGTTTGTTTTGATTGCCTGGTTCAGGTCGACGGCGCCGGCATGTCCCGTGCCTGTATGACAGAGGCACAACCGGGCATGCACGTCAGCTTGAAGCTTCAGGATGTGAAGGACGCAAAGTGA
- a CDS encoding FAD-dependent oxidoreductase → MDQDLPPETTDVLIVGAGAAGLSAAAVASHHGLEVTILDENARPGGQYYRQSRLAGALPARIVGPSQEAGRKLIDKVDFSRTRLFCDVIVWGNEGSDTLLYSMAGRSGRITAKTIILATGAHERVVPFPGWTLPGVMTAGAAQTLLKSQAILPGRRIAIAGTGPFLFPVATQLAAAGGEIAALCEVSHSRLWPLRAPHLWRHLPVFREAVQYLIRMRQLGLSIAHGYTVVEAHGCDSLRAVTVAQMTEDMTEKPGTRREVEVDALLTSFGFVPNTQIARLIGCDLRWDAVQKTRFVRVDAAQATSLPGVFAAGEIVGIGGHRVAKAEGVLAGMEVVGALGVTLRDDWPTARRKAVRAQRAGREFTDHMLRSFALKPGMLNLATADTILCRCESVPRSEIDYHAALWDGSRRAVKQCTRAGMGRCQGRICGFAVEACIERHALAESGPLSPDTAQIPVKPIALVQTGGN, encoded by the coding sequence ATGGATCAGGATCTGCCGCCCGAAACCACAGATGTTTTGATAGTGGGCGCGGGGGCCGCAGGTTTGTCGGCCGCTGCCGTGGCCAGCCATCACGGCTTGGAGGTGACAATTCTGGACGAAAACGCGCGGCCGGGCGGACAATACTACCGTCAGTCCCGTCTCGCCGGCGCTTTGCCGGCGCGGATCGTCGGCCCGTCACAGGAGGCCGGAAGAAAGCTGATCGACAAGGTCGATTTTAGCCGAACGCGCCTGTTTTGCGATGTCATTGTCTGGGGCAACGAAGGGTCGGATACTTTGCTCTATTCGATGGCCGGTCGCAGCGGGCGGATCACGGCCAAGACGATCATTCTTGCAACAGGCGCGCATGAACGTGTTGTTCCGTTTCCCGGGTGGACCCTTCCGGGGGTCATGACGGCGGGCGCCGCGCAGACCTTGTTGAAATCTCAGGCAATCCTGCCCGGCCGGCGGATCGCGATCGCAGGCACCGGGCCGTTCCTGTTTCCGGTCGCGACGCAATTGGCCGCTGCGGGTGGAGAGATCGCGGCACTGTGCGAGGTGTCGCATAGTCGGCTGTGGCCGCTGCGGGCGCCGCATCTTTGGCGGCATTTGCCGGTGTTTCGCGAAGCGGTTCAGTATCTGATCCGCATGCGGCAGCTGGGTCTGTCCATCGCTCATGGTTATACCGTCGTCGAGGCTCATGGCTGCGACTCACTACGCGCCGTCACCGTTGCCCAGATGACGGAGGATATGACCGAAAAGCCCGGCACGCGCCGCGAAGTTGAGGTCGATGCGCTGCTGACCAGCTTTGGCTTCGTTCCCAACACGCAGATTGCCCGACTGATCGGTTGTGATCTGCGATGGGATGCTGTGCAGAAGACGAGGTTCGTCAGGGTCGACGCGGCGCAGGCCACATCGCTGCCCGGCGTGTTCGCCGCCGGCGAAATTGTTGGTATAGGTGGGCACCGGGTCGCAAAAGCCGAGGGCGTTCTGGCCGGAATGGAGGTGGTCGGCGCACTGGGCGTCACTCTGCGCGATGACTGGCCGACAGCCCGACGCAAAGCAGTCCGCGCGCAGAGGGCCGGGCGGGAGTTCACCGACCACATGTTGCGTAGTTTCGCGCTCAAGCCTGGGATGCTCAATCTGGCCACAGCCGATACGATCCTGTGCCGTTGCGAATCTGTGCCGCGCAGCGAAATCGACTATCACGCCGCTCTGTGGGATGGGTCGCGCCGTGCCGTAAAGCAATGCACCCGCGCCGGAATGGGCCGGTGCCAGGGACGGATTTGCGGTTTTGCAGTCGAGGCCTGTATCGAACGGCACGCTTTGGCGGAGTCAGGACCGTTGAGCCCGGATACGGCCCAGATTCCGGTCAAGCCAATCGCTTTGGTACAGACTGGCGGCAACTGA
- a CDS encoding FadR/GntR family transcriptional regulator yields the protein MASEQKLDLAATSSERMFESSNQGKASQVIVSKIRETVDAGKLGIGDRLPQEKELIEQFGFSRAVIREALRTLEAEGLIKLVSGRNGGAEICEPDPLKFVPAITTLMRLQNTSVEEVHETLELIEPIIAEIAAERLEQEDIDLLQQSIDLMLENANDPLVCQTQSNRFHILLARATRNQMLIFLSTMIRQVIVRLEYKGVGERPKQVAEEHQRILDALKSRDGAEARQATLDHAHQCEYALKSSPTGYKLRTDATRDQMTRNLLR from the coding sequence ATGGCGTCCGAACAGAAGCTCGATCTTGCCGCAACCTCTTCCGAGCGGATGTTCGAGTCTTCCAACCAGGGTAAGGCATCGCAGGTCATTGTCTCTAAGATCCGTGAAACTGTGGATGCGGGCAAGCTCGGCATCGGAGATCGGTTGCCGCAGGAAAAGGAACTGATCGAACAATTCGGCTTCAGCCGTGCGGTGATCCGAGAGGCACTGCGCACGCTTGAGGCCGAGGGTCTGATCAAGCTGGTATCGGGCCGCAACGGCGGTGCCGAAATCTGCGAACCCGATCCACTGAAATTCGTGCCGGCGATCACGACATTGATGCGGCTCCAAAATACATCGGTCGAAGAGGTGCACGAGACGCTGGAACTGATCGAGCCGATCATCGCGGAAATTGCAGCCGAGCGGTTGGAGCAGGAAGACATAGACCTGCTGCAACAATCCATCGACCTTATGTTGGAAAACGCGAACGATCCGCTTGTGTGTCAGACACAGTCCAACCGGTTCCACATTCTTCTGGCGCGTGCCACTCGCAACCAGATGCTGATCTTTCTCAGCACGATGATCCGTCAAGTCATCGTGCGGCTGGAATACAAGGGCGTAGGCGAGCGGCCAAAGCAGGTGGCAGAGGAACACCAGCGCATCCTCGATGCGCTGAAATCCCGCGACGGCGCCGAGGCGCGACAGGCGACTCTGGATCATGCGCATCAGTGCGAATATGCGCTGAAATCCTCGCCGACCGGGTACAAGCTGCGCACCGATGCTACCCGTGATCAGATGACCCGCAACCTTTTGCGCTGA
- a CDS encoding branched-chain amino acid transaminase: MDDFSDLYIYLDGELVRWDDAKLHVFSPAVKYGAAVFEGIRGYWNESDEKMYLFRLEDHMRRMELSQRIMRFGRVVPAEEMMEATIALMRKNGFRSSVHIRPTVYVGGTGESYATDPIGSFITAIPRGTPKKVETGVRAQVSSWQRISDNVMPARAKANANYNNSRYAGLQATRDGYEAAILLNSRGKVSEGQGMCLFIIRNGVAVTPSVTSDILESITRDTVIELLKAQGIPVQEREMDRSEFFDASEAFFCGTGAEITPLIDVDGDPIGSGSPGETTRALQSDYFDLAFGRKSHRPEWRTEV; the protein is encoded by the coding sequence ATGGATGATTTTTCAGACCTCTATATCTACCTTGATGGTGAGTTGGTGCGCTGGGACGACGCCAAGCTCCATGTCTTTTCGCCAGCGGTGAAATACGGCGCTGCGGTGTTCGAAGGCATCCGTGGTTACTGGAACGAGTCAGACGAGAAGATGTATCTCTTCCGTCTTGAAGATCACATGCGCCGGATGGAGCTGAGCCAGCGCATCATGCGCTTTGGTAGGGTTGTGCCCGCCGAAGAGATGATGGAAGCCACGATTGCGCTCATGCGAAAGAACGGCTTCCGGTCCTCGGTTCATATCCGGCCCACGGTCTATGTCGGCGGCACCGGCGAAAGCTATGCCACCGACCCCATCGGCAGCTTCATAACCGCCATCCCACGCGGCACGCCAAAAAAGGTCGAAACCGGTGTCCGCGCGCAGGTGTCGTCCTGGCAGCGGATTTCCGACAACGTCATGCCGGCCCGTGCCAAGGCTAACGCCAACTACAACAATTCGCGTTATGCTGGCCTTCAGGCAACCCGCGACGGGTATGAGGCAGCGATCCTGCTCAACAGTCGCGGCAAGGTGTCCGAAGGTCAAGGCATGTGCCTTTTCATCATTCGCAACGGCGTGGCGGTCACGCCCTCTGTCACCAGCGATATCCTGGAAAGCATTACGCGTGATACTGTAATCGAGCTGCTCAAGGCGCAAGGCATCCCCGTTCAGGAACGTGAGATGGATCGTAGCGAATTCTTCGATGCGTCCGAGGCGTTCTTCTGCGGCACCGGGGCCGAGATTACGCCGTTGATCGACGTTGACGGTGACCCGATCGGCAGCGGATCTCCCGGGGAGACAACGCGCGCGCTGCAATCCGACTATTTCGATCTGGCCTTCGGACGCAAAAGCCACCGTCCAGAGTGGCGAACGGAAGTATAG